From Quercus lobata isolate SW786 chromosome 1, ValleyOak3.0 Primary Assembly, whole genome shotgun sequence, one genomic window encodes:
- the LOC115989549 gene encoding ABC transporter G family member 31-like isoform X1, producing the protein MAASNGSEYFELEIEGTNEVLMKRPSNAESVEEDEEELRWAALERLPSMKRKNTALLRRTPSNSGGDETIDVRKLTRSKRELVVKNALATNEQDNYQLLSAIKERLDRVGLVLPKIEVRYENLKVVANVQTGSRALPTLINSSRDVIERILTRLRIFRPERQSLTILNNISGEVKPGRMTLLLGPPGCGKSTLLLALAGKLDSNLKKSGSITYNDHKLDDFYVQRTSAYISQTDNHIAELTVRETLDFAARCQGASEGFAGYMKDLTRLEKERNIRPSPEIDAFMKASSVGGKKHSVSTDYILKVLGLDVCSETVVGNDMLRGISGGQRKRVTTGEMIVGPRKTVFMDEISTGLDSSTTYQIVKCIRNFVHQMEATVLMALLQPAPETFELFDDLVLLSEGYVVYQGPQAEVLEFFESLGFQLPPRKGVADFLQEVTSRNDQAQYWANSSKPYVFISVPEIAEAFKNSRFGRSLQSSISVPYDKSKSDSLALSKTKYAVSKVEIFKACFERELLLISRHRFLYIFRTCQVAFVGFITCTMFLRTRIHPTNEQNGNLYLSCLFYGLVHMMFNGFSELPLMITRLPVFYKQRDNFFHPAWAWSISSWILRVPYSIIEAVVWSCVVYFTVGFAPSAGRFFRYMLILFSIHQMALGLFRMMASISRDMILANTFGSAALLIVFLLGGFIIPKGMIKPWWIWGFWVSPLSYGQSAISVNEFTATRWMERSAFGNNTVGHNILILHSIPTDDYWYWIGVGVLLAYALLFSNIVTLALTYLNPLRKAKTVMPLNVAEKNSALNGVGGGGSEFHPPSAEEYSKKKGMILPFQPLTMTFLNVNYFVDMPKEMKMKGIPEKKLQLLSNVSGVFSPGVLTALVGSSGAGKTTLMDVLAGRKTGGYIEGDIKISGYPKEQRTFARISGYVEQNDIHSPQVTVEESLWFSSSLRLPKEVSIEKKHEFVEQVMRLIELDTIRHALVGLPGSSGLSTEQRKRLTIAVELVANPSIIFMDEPTSGLDARAAAIVMRTVRNTVDTGRTVVCTIHQPSIDIFEAFDELLLMKRGGRVIYGGKLGVHSQIMIDYFQGINGIPPIHSGYNPATWMLEVTTPTAEERIGEDFADIYRNSEQYRDVEASIKHFSVAPTGSEPLKFPSTYSQDMVSQFKTCLWKQNLVYWRSPQYNAIRLFFTAISALLIGTVFWNIGLRRSTTQELLLVMGALYSACLFLGVNNASSVQPVVSIERTVFYRERAAGMYSPIAYAAAQGLVEVPYIVVQTIIFGIITYFMINFERTARKFFLFLLFMFLTFTYFTFYGMMAIGLTPSQNLAAVISSAFYSIWNLLSGFLIPKPSIPPWWIWFYYICPVSWTLRGIISSQLGDVETQIVGAGFEGTVKEYLEASLGFGPGMVGVSVAVLFGFCLLFFMVFAISVKVLNFQRR; encoded by the exons ATGGCGGCATCGAATGGGAGCGAGTACTTCGAGCTTGAGATTGAAGGAACGAACGAGGTGCTAATGAAACGACCTTCGAACGCAGAGTCGGTGGAGGAGGATGAGGAGGAGCTACGGTGGGCGGCACTCGAGAGATTGCCGTCGATGAAGCGGAAGAACACGGCGTTGTTGAGGCGGACACCGTCGAACTCTGGCGGAGATGAAACGATCGATGTACGGAAACTCACTCGCTCTAAACGTGAACTCGTTGTGAAAAATGCCCTCGCCACAAACGAACAAGATAACTATCAGTTGCTTTCCGCCATTAAAGAACGCCTCGATAG AGTTGGATTGGTGTTGCCGAAGATCGAAGTGAGATACGAGAACTTGAAAGTTGTGGCTAATGTTCAAACCGGTTCAAGAGCTTTGCCTACTCTGATTAACTCTTCTCGTGACGTGATTGAG CGTATCCTAACCAGGTTAAGGATATTTCGACCAGAGAGACAGTCTTTAACAATCTTGAACAATATTAGTGGCGAAGTAAAACCGGGAAG GATGACTTTGCTTTTAGGACCTCCAGGTTGTGGCAAATCCACCTTGCTTTTGGCTCTTGCGGGGAAACTTGATAGCAACTTAAAG AAAAGTGGTAGCATTACATATAATGACCATAAGCTGGATGACTTTTACGTTCAAAGAACTTCTGCATACATCAGCCAAACAGATAATCATATTGCAGAGCTTACTGTACGAGAAACCTTGGATTTTGCTGCCAGATGTCAAGGTGCAAGTGAAGGGTTTGCAG GTTATATGAAAGATCTGACCCGTTTAGAGAAGGAAAGGAACATACGGCCAAGTCCTGAGATTGATGCATTTATGAAG gcatcatcagttggcggtAAAAAGCACAGTGTTTCAACAGATTACATCCTGAAAGTGCTTGGTCTTGATGTATGTTCGGAGACAGTGGTTGGTAATGATATGCTCCGAGGCATCTCAGGTGGCCAAAGAAAAAGAGTTACCACAg GAGAAATGATTGTTGGGCCAAGAAAGACTGTATTTATGGATGAAATATCTACTGGACTCGATAGCTCTACCACATACCAAATTGTTAAATGCATTCGGAATTTTGTCCATCAAATGGAGGCTACTGTACTAATGGCTCTTCTTCAGCCTGCACCTGAGACATTTGAACTGTTTGATGATCTGGTTCTATTATCAGAAGGATATGTTGTGTATCAAGGCCCTCAAGCAGAAGTGTTAGAATTCTTTGAGTCATTAGGTTTTCAACTACCACCACGTAAGGGGGTAGCTGATTTTCTTCAAGAG GTGACCTCTAGAAACGACCAAGCTCAGTACTGGGCCAATTCTTCAAAACCATATGTTTTCATTTCTGTTCCAGAAATTGCAGAGGCCTTTAAAAATTCCAGATTTGGAAGGTCACTGCAGTCCTCAATTTCTGTTCCATATGATAAATCTAAGAGTGATTCTTTGGCTTTGTCCAAAACTAAATATGCTGTATCAAAAGTTGAGATTTTTAAAGCTTGCTTTGAACGAGAACTGCTGTTAATCAGCAGACATCGTTTTCTGTATATATTTAGGACATGCCAG GTTGCCTTTGTTGGATTCATTACGTGCACAATGTTCTTAAGAACAAGAATACACCCCACAAATGAGCAAAATGGCAACCTTTATCTTTCTTGCCTGTTTTATGGGCTGGTGCATATGATGTTTAATGGATTCTCTGAGCTACCTCTTATGATAACACGGCTCCCAGTCTTCTACAAGCAAAGAGATAATTTCTTTCATCCTGCATGGGCATGGTCTATCTCAAGCTGGATTCTGCGTGTACCATACTCTATTATTGAAGCTGTTGTGTGGTCATGTGTTGTATATTTCACTGTTGGTTTTGCCCCTAGTGCAGGAAG GTTTTTCCGTTATATGCTTATACTCTTTTCTATACACCAAATGGCATTGGGTCTTTTCCGTATGATGGCCTCTATCTCACGAGATATGATTCTTGCCAATACCTTTGGATCAGCTGCACTGTTAATTGTATTCTTGTTGGGCGGATTCATCATTCCAAAAG GAATGATTAAGCCATGGTGGATTTGGGGATTTTGGGTGTCACCTCTATCCTACGGGCAAAGTGCAATTTCTGTCAATGAATTTACTGCCACAAGGTGGATGGAG AGATCAGCATTTGGGAACAATACTGTTGGACACAACATTCTCATTTTGCATAGCATACCTACTGATGATTATTGGTATTGGATTGGAGTTGGTGTACTATTAGCTTATGCATTGCTTTTCAGCAACATAGTGACTTTGGCCTTGACCTACCTTAATC CCCTTAGGAAAGCCAAGACAGTGATGCCACTTAATGTAGCAGAAAAGAATTCGGCATTAAATGGTG TAGGTGGTGGGGGTTCTGAATTTCATCCACCATCTGCCGAAGAATACAGCAAAAAGAAGGGAATGATCCTTCCATTTCAACCACTAACAATGACTTTCCTTAATGTCAATTATTTTGTTGATATGCCAAAG gaaatgaaaatgaaaggtATACCGGAAAAGAAGTTGCAACTCTTGTCCAATGTTAGTGGTGTATTCTCACCTGGTGTTCTGACTGCCTTGGTCGGATCAAGTGGAGCTGGAAAGACCACTTTGATGGATGTGCTTGCTGGTCGGAAAACTGGTGGATACATAGAAGGGGATATTAAGATATCGGGTTACCCAAAAGAGCAGCGCACTTTTGCTAGAATATCAGGATATGTTGAGCAAAATGATATACATTCTCCTCAAGTGACAGTTGAGGAGTCTCTCTGgttttcttcctctcttcgtctCCCAAAGGAAGTTAGCATAGAGAAAAAACAT GAGTTTGTTGAACAAGTGATGAGATTAATAGAGCTTGATACTATAAGACATGCTTTGGTTGGCTTGCCTGGTAGTAGTGGCCTATCGACAGAGCAGAGAAAACGTTTAACCATAGCAGTGGAACTTGTAGCAAATCCTTCCATTATTTTTATGGATGAACCTACATCTGGACTGGATGCACGAGCAGCAGCCATTGTTATGAGAACTGTCCGTAATACTGTTGATACAGGGAGAACTGTGGTCTGCACTATCCATCAACCAAGCATTGATATATTTGAAGCATTTGATGAG CTACTTCTTATGAAACGAGGGGGCCGAGTTATATATGGAGGGAAGCTTGGTGTGCACTCACAGATAATGATAGACTATTTTCAG GGAATTAATGGAATCCCTCCAATTCACAGTGGTTACAATCCAGCAACTTGGATGCTTGAGGTGACTACACCTACTGCTGAAGAAAGAATTGGTGAAGACTTTGCAGATATTTACAGAAATTCTGAGCAATACAG GGACGTGGAAGCTTCTATCAAGCATTTTAGTGTGGCACCTACTGGCTCAGAACCGTTGAAGTTTCCTTCCACATATTCACAAGACATGGTCTCCCAATTTAAGACTTGCCTATGGAAACAAAATCTTGTATACTGGAGAAGTCCACAATACAATGCCATTAGGTTATTTTTTACTGCAATCAGTGCATTGTTAATTGGAACAGTATTCTGGAACATTGGTTTAAGAAG gAGTACAACTCAAGAATTGTTATTGGTTATGGGAGCTCTTTATTCTGCATGCTTGTTTCTTGGAGTTAACAATGCATCCTCAGTGCAACCAGTTGTTTCAATTGAGAGGACAGTATTCTATCGCGAGAGAGCAGCTGGAATGTACTCTCCAATTGCTTATGCAGCAGCCCAA GGTCTTGTGGAGGTTCCATACATTGTGGTGCAGACAATAATATTTGGCATCATCACATATTTCATGATTAATTTTGAAAGGACAGCCA GGaaatttttcctctttcttctgTTCATGTTCTTGACGTTCACATACTTTACCTTTTACGGCATGATGGCTATTGGTCTTACACCTTCTCAAAACCTAGCAGCTGTCATTTCTTCTGCATTTTACTCAATATGGAACCTTCTTTCCGGTTTTCTCATCCCTAAACCT AGTATCCCTCCATGGTGGATCTGGTTCTACTACATCTGCCCAGTTTCATGGACACTACGAGGTATTATCTCCTCTCAGCTTGGTGATGTGGAAACCCAGATTGTTGGAGCGGGATTTGAGGGCACTGTGAAAGAATATTTGGAAGCTTCTCTTGGCTTTGGTCCTGGGATGGTAGGAGTTTCAGTAGCAGTTCTTTTTGGCTTTTGTCTCCTCTTCTTCATGGTGTTTGCTATCTCAGTCAAAGTCCTCAACTTCCAGAGAAGATGA
- the LOC115989549 gene encoding ABC transporter G family member 31-like isoform X2, whose protein sequence is MAASNGSEYFELEIEGTNEVLMKRPSNAESVEEDEEELRWAALERLPSMKRKNTALLRRTPSNSGGDETIDVRKLTRSKRELVVKNALATNEQDNYQLLSAIKERLDRVGLVLPKIEVRYENLKVVANVQTGSRALPTLINSSRDVIERILTRLRIFRPERQSLTILNNISGEVKPGRMTLLLGPPGCGKSTLLLALAGKLDSNLKKSGSITYNDHKLDDFYVQRTSAYISQTDNHIAELTVRETLDFAARCQGASEGFAGYMKDLTRLEKERNIRPSPEIDAFMKASSVGGKKHSVSTDYILKVLGLDVCSETVVGNDMLRGISGGQRKRVTTGEMIVGPRKTVFMDEISTGLDSSTTYQIVKCIRNFVHQMEATVLMALLQPAPETFELFDDLVLLSEGYVVYQGPQAEVLEFFESLGFQLPPRKGVADFLQEVTSRNDQAQYWANSSKPYVFISVPEIAEAFKNSRFGRSLQSSISVPYDKSKSDSLALSKTKYAVSKVEIFKACFERELLLISRHRFLYIFRTCQVAFVGFITCTMFLRTRIHPTNEQNGNLYLSCLFYGLVHMMFNGFSELPLMITRLPVFYKQRDNFFHPAWAWSISSWILRVPYSIIEAVVWSCVVYFTVGFAPSAGRFFRYMLILFSIHQMALGLFRMMASISRDMILANTFGSAALLIVFLLGGFIIPKGMIKPWWIWGFWVSPLSYGQSAISVNEFTATRWMERSAFGNNTVGHNILILHSIPTDDYWYWIGVGVLLAYALLFSNIVTLALTYLNPLRKAKTVMPLNVAEKNSALNGGGGGSEFHPPSAEEYSKKKGMILPFQPLTMTFLNVNYFVDMPKEMKMKGIPEKKLQLLSNVSGVFSPGVLTALVGSSGAGKTTLMDVLAGRKTGGYIEGDIKISGYPKEQRTFARISGYVEQNDIHSPQVTVEESLWFSSSLRLPKEVSIEKKHEFVEQVMRLIELDTIRHALVGLPGSSGLSTEQRKRLTIAVELVANPSIIFMDEPTSGLDARAAAIVMRTVRNTVDTGRTVVCTIHQPSIDIFEAFDELLLMKRGGRVIYGGKLGVHSQIMIDYFQGINGIPPIHSGYNPATWMLEVTTPTAEERIGEDFADIYRNSEQYRDVEASIKHFSVAPTGSEPLKFPSTYSQDMVSQFKTCLWKQNLVYWRSPQYNAIRLFFTAISALLIGTVFWNIGLRRSTTQELLLVMGALYSACLFLGVNNASSVQPVVSIERTVFYRERAAGMYSPIAYAAAQGLVEVPYIVVQTIIFGIITYFMINFERTARKFFLFLLFMFLTFTYFTFYGMMAIGLTPSQNLAAVISSAFYSIWNLLSGFLIPKPSIPPWWIWFYYICPVSWTLRGIISSQLGDVETQIVGAGFEGTVKEYLEASLGFGPGMVGVSVAVLFGFCLLFFMVFAISVKVLNFQRR, encoded by the exons ATGGCGGCATCGAATGGGAGCGAGTACTTCGAGCTTGAGATTGAAGGAACGAACGAGGTGCTAATGAAACGACCTTCGAACGCAGAGTCGGTGGAGGAGGATGAGGAGGAGCTACGGTGGGCGGCACTCGAGAGATTGCCGTCGATGAAGCGGAAGAACACGGCGTTGTTGAGGCGGACACCGTCGAACTCTGGCGGAGATGAAACGATCGATGTACGGAAACTCACTCGCTCTAAACGTGAACTCGTTGTGAAAAATGCCCTCGCCACAAACGAACAAGATAACTATCAGTTGCTTTCCGCCATTAAAGAACGCCTCGATAG AGTTGGATTGGTGTTGCCGAAGATCGAAGTGAGATACGAGAACTTGAAAGTTGTGGCTAATGTTCAAACCGGTTCAAGAGCTTTGCCTACTCTGATTAACTCTTCTCGTGACGTGATTGAG CGTATCCTAACCAGGTTAAGGATATTTCGACCAGAGAGACAGTCTTTAACAATCTTGAACAATATTAGTGGCGAAGTAAAACCGGGAAG GATGACTTTGCTTTTAGGACCTCCAGGTTGTGGCAAATCCACCTTGCTTTTGGCTCTTGCGGGGAAACTTGATAGCAACTTAAAG AAAAGTGGTAGCATTACATATAATGACCATAAGCTGGATGACTTTTACGTTCAAAGAACTTCTGCATACATCAGCCAAACAGATAATCATATTGCAGAGCTTACTGTACGAGAAACCTTGGATTTTGCTGCCAGATGTCAAGGTGCAAGTGAAGGGTTTGCAG GTTATATGAAAGATCTGACCCGTTTAGAGAAGGAAAGGAACATACGGCCAAGTCCTGAGATTGATGCATTTATGAAG gcatcatcagttggcggtAAAAAGCACAGTGTTTCAACAGATTACATCCTGAAAGTGCTTGGTCTTGATGTATGTTCGGAGACAGTGGTTGGTAATGATATGCTCCGAGGCATCTCAGGTGGCCAAAGAAAAAGAGTTACCACAg GAGAAATGATTGTTGGGCCAAGAAAGACTGTATTTATGGATGAAATATCTACTGGACTCGATAGCTCTACCACATACCAAATTGTTAAATGCATTCGGAATTTTGTCCATCAAATGGAGGCTACTGTACTAATGGCTCTTCTTCAGCCTGCACCTGAGACATTTGAACTGTTTGATGATCTGGTTCTATTATCAGAAGGATATGTTGTGTATCAAGGCCCTCAAGCAGAAGTGTTAGAATTCTTTGAGTCATTAGGTTTTCAACTACCACCACGTAAGGGGGTAGCTGATTTTCTTCAAGAG GTGACCTCTAGAAACGACCAAGCTCAGTACTGGGCCAATTCTTCAAAACCATATGTTTTCATTTCTGTTCCAGAAATTGCAGAGGCCTTTAAAAATTCCAGATTTGGAAGGTCACTGCAGTCCTCAATTTCTGTTCCATATGATAAATCTAAGAGTGATTCTTTGGCTTTGTCCAAAACTAAATATGCTGTATCAAAAGTTGAGATTTTTAAAGCTTGCTTTGAACGAGAACTGCTGTTAATCAGCAGACATCGTTTTCTGTATATATTTAGGACATGCCAG GTTGCCTTTGTTGGATTCATTACGTGCACAATGTTCTTAAGAACAAGAATACACCCCACAAATGAGCAAAATGGCAACCTTTATCTTTCTTGCCTGTTTTATGGGCTGGTGCATATGATGTTTAATGGATTCTCTGAGCTACCTCTTATGATAACACGGCTCCCAGTCTTCTACAAGCAAAGAGATAATTTCTTTCATCCTGCATGGGCATGGTCTATCTCAAGCTGGATTCTGCGTGTACCATACTCTATTATTGAAGCTGTTGTGTGGTCATGTGTTGTATATTTCACTGTTGGTTTTGCCCCTAGTGCAGGAAG GTTTTTCCGTTATATGCTTATACTCTTTTCTATACACCAAATGGCATTGGGTCTTTTCCGTATGATGGCCTCTATCTCACGAGATATGATTCTTGCCAATACCTTTGGATCAGCTGCACTGTTAATTGTATTCTTGTTGGGCGGATTCATCATTCCAAAAG GAATGATTAAGCCATGGTGGATTTGGGGATTTTGGGTGTCACCTCTATCCTACGGGCAAAGTGCAATTTCTGTCAATGAATTTACTGCCACAAGGTGGATGGAG AGATCAGCATTTGGGAACAATACTGTTGGACACAACATTCTCATTTTGCATAGCATACCTACTGATGATTATTGGTATTGGATTGGAGTTGGTGTACTATTAGCTTATGCATTGCTTTTCAGCAACATAGTGACTTTGGCCTTGACCTACCTTAATC CCCTTAGGAAAGCCAAGACAGTGATGCCACTTAATGTAGCAGAAAAGAATTCGGCATTAAATGGTG GTGGTGGGGGTTCTGAATTTCATCCACCATCTGCCGAAGAATACAGCAAAAAGAAGGGAATGATCCTTCCATTTCAACCACTAACAATGACTTTCCTTAATGTCAATTATTTTGTTGATATGCCAAAG gaaatgaaaatgaaaggtATACCGGAAAAGAAGTTGCAACTCTTGTCCAATGTTAGTGGTGTATTCTCACCTGGTGTTCTGACTGCCTTGGTCGGATCAAGTGGAGCTGGAAAGACCACTTTGATGGATGTGCTTGCTGGTCGGAAAACTGGTGGATACATAGAAGGGGATATTAAGATATCGGGTTACCCAAAAGAGCAGCGCACTTTTGCTAGAATATCAGGATATGTTGAGCAAAATGATATACATTCTCCTCAAGTGACAGTTGAGGAGTCTCTCTGgttttcttcctctcttcgtctCCCAAAGGAAGTTAGCATAGAGAAAAAACAT GAGTTTGTTGAACAAGTGATGAGATTAATAGAGCTTGATACTATAAGACATGCTTTGGTTGGCTTGCCTGGTAGTAGTGGCCTATCGACAGAGCAGAGAAAACGTTTAACCATAGCAGTGGAACTTGTAGCAAATCCTTCCATTATTTTTATGGATGAACCTACATCTGGACTGGATGCACGAGCAGCAGCCATTGTTATGAGAACTGTCCGTAATACTGTTGATACAGGGAGAACTGTGGTCTGCACTATCCATCAACCAAGCATTGATATATTTGAAGCATTTGATGAG CTACTTCTTATGAAACGAGGGGGCCGAGTTATATATGGAGGGAAGCTTGGTGTGCACTCACAGATAATGATAGACTATTTTCAG GGAATTAATGGAATCCCTCCAATTCACAGTGGTTACAATCCAGCAACTTGGATGCTTGAGGTGACTACACCTACTGCTGAAGAAAGAATTGGTGAAGACTTTGCAGATATTTACAGAAATTCTGAGCAATACAG GGACGTGGAAGCTTCTATCAAGCATTTTAGTGTGGCACCTACTGGCTCAGAACCGTTGAAGTTTCCTTCCACATATTCACAAGACATGGTCTCCCAATTTAAGACTTGCCTATGGAAACAAAATCTTGTATACTGGAGAAGTCCACAATACAATGCCATTAGGTTATTTTTTACTGCAATCAGTGCATTGTTAATTGGAACAGTATTCTGGAACATTGGTTTAAGAAG gAGTACAACTCAAGAATTGTTATTGGTTATGGGAGCTCTTTATTCTGCATGCTTGTTTCTTGGAGTTAACAATGCATCCTCAGTGCAACCAGTTGTTTCAATTGAGAGGACAGTATTCTATCGCGAGAGAGCAGCTGGAATGTACTCTCCAATTGCTTATGCAGCAGCCCAA GGTCTTGTGGAGGTTCCATACATTGTGGTGCAGACAATAATATTTGGCATCATCACATATTTCATGATTAATTTTGAAAGGACAGCCA GGaaatttttcctctttcttctgTTCATGTTCTTGACGTTCACATACTTTACCTTTTACGGCATGATGGCTATTGGTCTTACACCTTCTCAAAACCTAGCAGCTGTCATTTCTTCTGCATTTTACTCAATATGGAACCTTCTTTCCGGTTTTCTCATCCCTAAACCT AGTATCCCTCCATGGTGGATCTGGTTCTACTACATCTGCCCAGTTTCATGGACACTACGAGGTATTATCTCCTCTCAGCTTGGTGATGTGGAAACCCAGATTGTTGGAGCGGGATTTGAGGGCACTGTGAAAGAATATTTGGAAGCTTCTCTTGGCTTTGGTCCTGGGATGGTAGGAGTTTCAGTAGCAGTTCTTTTTGGCTTTTGTCTCCTCTTCTTCATGGTGTTTGCTATCTCAGTCAAAGTCCTCAACTTCCAGAGAAGATGA